One window from the genome of Luteithermobacter gelatinilyticus encodes:
- the hutH gene encoding histidine ammonia-lyase produces MTSEFILRPGDLTLADLRRLSQETHHLKLEDGAWQRIEKSRAVVEKIIAEDKTAYGINTGFGLLAHTGIPKDQLEELQRNLVLSHSCGVGKDLPEEVVRLIIALKISSLSQGLSGVRPEVVRALIDFNNAGLVAAIPEKGSVGASGDLAPLAHLTAALMGYGHIYLEGEKLPAPVALDKTGLKPLNLAAKEGLALLNGTQVSTALALKALFMIEDVFAAAVVAGAMSIDALKGSIAPFDGRIHAARRQPGQIDVAPLYPVLLEGSGILASHQNCKKVQDPYSLRCQPQVMGAALDLIRQAAATLLCEADAVTDNPLIFPEQGDVISGGNFHAEPVAFAADILAMAISEIAALSERRLAILVDPKMSGLPAFLVQDSGLNSGFMIAQVTAAALVSENKTLSHPSSVDSLPTSANQEDHVSMATFGARRLHDMARNAATVVGIELLAAVQGIDLLHPLKTSPALQKFHQIIREEVAFYDQDRYFAPDLDKAARLVRDGAFSGPAKAILPSGGDHE; encoded by the coding sequence ATGACCTCAGAATTTATCCTGCGCCCCGGAGATCTCACCCTGGCGGATCTACGCCGTCTTTCTCAGGAAACCCATCATCTTAAACTTGAGGACGGGGCTTGGCAACGGATCGAAAAATCCCGCGCGGTGGTGGAAAAAATCATCGCAGAAGACAAAACCGCCTATGGCATCAATACCGGTTTCGGCCTTCTGGCCCATACAGGAATCCCCAAAGACCAGTTGGAAGAGTTGCAGAGAAATCTGGTGCTGTCCCACAGTTGCGGTGTGGGGAAGGACCTGCCGGAAGAGGTGGTGCGGCTGATTATCGCCTTGAAGATTTCCAGCCTGTCGCAGGGTCTGTCCGGCGTGCGACCGGAGGTGGTGCGCGCTCTGATAGACTTTAACAATGCCGGCCTGGTCGCCGCCATTCCGGAAAAAGGGTCCGTCGGCGCGTCGGGGGACCTGGCGCCGCTGGCGCATCTCACGGCGGCGCTGATGGGATATGGTCATATTTATCTTGAGGGCGAAAAACTCCCGGCGCCGGTAGCGCTGGACAAGACCGGTTTGAAACCCCTGAACCTCGCGGCCAAGGAGGGCCTGGCGCTGCTCAACGGCACACAAGTCTCAACGGCCCTGGCGCTTAAGGCTTTGTTTATGATTGAGGATGTGTTTGCCGCAGCGGTGGTGGCGGGGGCCATGAGCATTGATGCGCTGAAGGGCAGCATCGCGCCCTTTGACGGGCGCATCCATGCCGCGCGCCGTCAGCCGGGGCAGATCGACGTGGCGCCGCTTTATCCGGTATTGCTGGAGGGCAGTGGGATTCTCGCCTCGCACCAAAATTGCAAGAAAGTGCAGGATCCCTATTCCCTGCGTTGCCAGCCGCAGGTGATGGGGGCGGCGCTGGACCTGATCCGTCAGGCCGCGGCGACCCTGCTGTGCGAAGCGGATGCGGTGACCGACAACCCGCTGATCTTCCCCGAACAGGGGGACGTGATCTCCGGGGGCAATTTTCATGCCGAACCGGTGGCCTTCGCCGCCGATATTCTCGCCATGGCCATATCCGAGATTGCCGCGCTGTCGGAACGCCGGCTTGCCATTCTGGTGGATCCCAAAATGAGCGGCCTGCCTGCCTTTTTGGTGCAGGACAGCGGGCTCAATTCCGGGTTCATGATCGCCCAGGTGACCGCAGCGGCGCTGGTGTCGGAAAACAAGACCCTGAGCCATCCCTCCAGCGTGGACAGCCTGCCCACCTCCGCCAATCAGGAAGATCATGTAAGCATGGCCACCTTTGGTGCGCGCCGGCTTCATGACATGGCCCGCAATGCGGCAACGGTAGTGGGCATCGAGCTTCTGGCGGCGGTGCAGGGCATTGATCTGCTGCATCCGCTGAAAACCTCGCCCGCGCTCCAGAAGTTTCACCAGATCATCCGGGAAGAGGTGGCGTTTTATGATCAGGACCGCTATTTTGCCCCCGATCTGGACAAGGCCGCGCGTCTGGTGCGGGATGGGGCGTTTTCTGGCCCTGCCAAAGCGATCCTGCCTTCCGGAGGGGATCATGAGTGA
- the hutU gene encoding urocanate hydratase — translation MMTQQNTRVIKAPTGPELNAKHWAAEAPLRMLMNNLDPDVAEHPEDLVVYGGIGKAARNWECFDRIVDSLKNLEEDETLLVQSGKPVGIFRTHENAPRVLIANSNLVPHWATWDHFNDLDRKGLMMYGQMTAGSWIYIGSQGIVQGTYETFVEMGRQSYGGDLKGKWILTAGLGGMGGAQPLAATMAGASILAIECRSDRIDFRLRTGYLDRRADSLDEAMQLIREATERGDAVSVGLLGNAAEIMPEMVERGIRPDAVTDQTSAHDPVNGYLPIGWSVEEWDQRRARDPKGTAAAARRSMARHVEAMLAYHKMGVPTFDYGNNIRQMAFEEGVTDAFAFPGFVPAYVRPLFCRGIGPFRWAALSGDPEDIYKTDQMVKELLPDHKHLHNWLDMARERIQFQGLPARICWVGLGERHRLGLAFNDMVRSGELKAPVVIGRDHLDSGSVASPNRETEAMKDGSDAVSDWPLLNALLNTASGATWVSLHHGGGVGMGFSQHAGMVVLCDGTEAAARRIARVLWNDPATGVMRHADAGYDIARECAREHHLNLPMLNEGE, via the coding sequence ATGATGACGCAACAGAATACGAGAGTGATCAAGGCTCCAACCGGCCCAGAACTCAACGCAAAACACTGGGCGGCGGAGGCGCCACTGCGCATGCTGATGAATAATCTGGACCCGGATGTGGCCGAACATCCGGAGGACCTGGTGGTTTATGGCGGTATTGGCAAGGCGGCCCGGAACTGGGAGTGTTTTGACCGTATTGTGGACAGCCTGAAAAATCTGGAAGAGGATGAAACCCTGCTGGTGCAATCCGGCAAGCCGGTGGGCATCTTCCGCACCCATGAAAATGCCCCGCGGGTGCTGATCGCCAACAGCAATCTGGTGCCGCACTGGGCCACCTGGGATCATTTTAACGACCTGGATCGCAAGGGCTTGATGATGTATGGCCAGATGACGGCGGGAAGCTGGATCTATATCGGCTCCCAAGGGATCGTGCAGGGCACCTATGAGACCTTTGTGGAAATGGGCCGGCAGTCCTATGGCGGAGATCTCAAGGGGAAATGGATCCTGACCGCCGGGCTTGGCGGCATGGGCGGGGCGCAGCCTTTGGCCGCCACCATGGCGGGCGCCAGCATATTGGCTATCGAATGCCGCTCTGACCGCATCGACTTCCGGCTGCGCACCGGCTATCTGGACCGCCGGGCCGACAGCCTCGACGAGGCCATGCAACTCATCAGGGAGGCCACCGAGCGGGGCGACGCCGTTTCTGTCGGACTTTTGGGCAATGCGGCCGAGATCATGCCCGAAATGGTGGAACGCGGCATCCGCCCGGATGCGGTGACCGATCAGACCTCGGCCCATGACCCGGTTAATGGATACCTTCCCATTGGCTGGAGTGTAGAGGAATGGGACCAGCGCCGCGCGCGAGATCCCAAGGGTACGGCGGCGGCGGCGCGCCGGTCCATGGCCCGGCATGTGGAAGCCATGCTGGCCTACCATAAAATGGGCGTGCCCACTTTTGATTATGGCAACAACATCCGCCAGATGGCGTTTGAGGAAGGGGTGACGGACGCTTTTGCCTTTCCGGGATTTGTGCCGGCCTACGTGCGGCCGCTGTTCTGCCGGGGCATCGGGCCGTTCCGCTGGGCGGCCCTGAGCGGCGATCCGGAGGATATTTACAAAACTGACCAGATGGTCAAGGAACTGCTGCCGGACCACAAACACCTGCATAACTGGCTGGACATGGCCCGGGAACGCATCCAGTTCCAGGGGCTGCCGGCGCGGATCTGCTGGGTCGGGCTTGGCGAGCGGCACCGGCTGGGTCTGGCCTTTAACGACATGGTGAGGTCCGGAGAACTGAAGGCGCCGGTGGTGATTGGCCGCGACCATCTGGACAGTGGCTCGGTGGCGAGCCCCAACCGGGAAACCGAAGCCATGAAGGACGGTTCGGATGCAGTGTCCGACTGGCCGCTGCTCAATGCGCTGTTGAATACGGCGAGCGGAGCTACCTGGGTCAGCCTGCATCACGGTGGCGGTGTCGGCATGGGCTTTTCACAGCATGCGGGCATGGTGGTGCTGTGCGACGGCACCGAGGCGGCGGCCCGACGCATTGCGCGGGTGTTGTGGAATGATCCGGCCACCGGTGTGATGCGTCATGCGGATGCGGGCTATGACATTGCCCGTGAGTGTGCCCGTGAACATCATCTGAATCTGCCGATGTTAAATGAGGGGGAATGA
- the hutC gene encoding histidine utilization repressor produces the protein MSNRSAVAAAPLYRKIKNHILERIRAGDWAPGMRVPSENDLVKQFGVSRMTTNRALRELTDEGYLERLAGVGTFVADLKARSHPLEIHNIADEVRNRGHHYSAQVLALEKTQADPHTAQAMGLEVGTEVFHSLILHEEQGQPIQLEDRFVNATVVPGYLEQDFTRITPYEYLITEAPLLQAEHVVRAVQPSAEIRAQLCMDADEPCLLIERRTWSHDQVATIASLYHPGNRYELSGKFTP, from the coding sequence GGAAAATCAAGAATCATATTCTGGAGCGCATCCGGGCGGGGGACTGGGCGCCAGGCATGCGGGTGCCGTCCGAAAATGACCTGGTGAAGCAGTTCGGCGTTTCGCGCATGACCACCAACCGGGCCTTGCGGGAGCTCACCGACGAAGGATACCTTGAACGTCTGGCCGGGGTTGGCACCTTTGTGGCCGATCTCAAGGCCCGCAGCCACCCTCTGGAAATTCACAATATCGCCGATGAGGTCCGCAACCGGGGACATCACTATTCTGCCCAGGTCCTGGCGCTTGAAAAAACCCAGGCCGACCCCCATACGGCGCAGGCCATGGGGCTGGAGGTCGGCACAGAGGTGTTTCATTCCCTGATTCTTCACGAAGAACAGGGGCAACCCATCCAGCTGGAAGACCGGTTTGTCAATGCAACGGTGGTTCCTGGCTATCTTGAGCAAGATTTTACCCGTATCACGCCTTATGAATATCTGATCACCGAAGCTCCGCTGTTGCAGGCGGAACATGTGGTGCGGGCTGTACAGCCCTCGGCGGAGATACGCGCCCAGCTTTGCATGGACGCGGATGAGCCGTGCCTGCTGATTGAACGGCGGACGTGGTCCCATGATCAGGTGGCGACCATTGCGAGTCTGTATCATCCCGGCAACCGTTACGAGTTATCGGGAAAATTTACCCCTTAA